The nucleotide sequence ACGTCGTTGTGGTGTCCCACCGGCCCAAGCCCGAGGGGTGGCATCCGGAGGCCTCGTACCACTTCGTCGACGGTGTCGAGGCGGCGATCGAGAAGGCGCAGGCGCTGGCGGGGGAGCGCACCGTCGCTGTGAACGCCGGTGAGGTGGGCGGCCAGATCTTCGCGGCCGGCCTGGTGGACGAGGTGGCGATGGACGTGGTGCCGGTGGTGTTCGGGTCCGGCAAGCGCTACTTCGGCGGCATCGACGGACAGCATCTGCTGGAGGATCCGCACCTGGTCATCCAGGGCGACCGGGTCCTGCACCTGAAGTTCACGGTACGCCGCTGAGGCCGGCGCGCAGCGGGCGTGCGGTCCCGGACCGGGCGTGCGGTCCCGAACAGGGCCCCAGATCGGGCCGCGGGGCGAGTCCGGTCGGCGCGCTCGCTAGCCACGACGTCGGTACAAATCGTCAAGCAGCGCAAGGAGTTCGTGTCATGACAGACCACGGCCTGGCGGCCCACGCGCGCGCAGTCGTTGACGCCAACCTCTACCTGACCTTGGGCACGGTCGACCCGGACGGCCGCCCGTGGACCTCTCCGGTCTACTTCGCTCCGGCGGGCGACCGCGAGTTCTACTGGCTCTCGGCCACGGACGCCCAGCACTCCCGCAACCTCGCCGAGCGTCCGCAGGTGAGCATCGTCATCTTCGACTCCACCGTCACGCCGTACCACGGCCGCGCCGTGTACGCCGTAGGCGAGGCGTACGAACTGTCGGGCAGTGACGTCGACCGCGCGCTGGAGGCGTACCCCCGGCCGGGCAGCACCGGCGTCACACCGTTCGCACTCGGGGAGGTGACCGGCCCGGCCCCGTACCGGCTCTACCGGGCGATTGCGTCGGAGCTGTGGGTCCTGTGCCCGCGCGACCCCGGGCGGCCCTGTCCGCTCCACGGCCTCGCGAAGGACCACAGGACGCCCGTCCCGGCGCCGTGACGATATCGGCCCCGGACCGTGGGCCGGCCCTGCGTGGGCCGGCCCTTCAGGACGCTCGGACGTGCGGTGCCGCAGGGACGGATCAGTCGGTGAAGGCGACGGACGCGGCCGCGTCCTTCTGAGATTCGAGCGCGGCAAGACGGTCGGTGAGAGCGGCGTGGACCGCACTGTAGGTGTCGGAGCCGAGAGGCAGACGCAGCGGCGGGTTCGGGTCGCGGGTGGTGTCGTAGACGGCGGCTGCGAGCTTGGCCGGGTCGCCGGTGAGGTCGCTGTCGTCGATGCTCTCCAGGTGGCGCCGCGTCCGGCCGACGGCGGTGTCCCGGTAGACGGCCGTCTCCGGGGTGAATTGCAGGGCCGAGGCGAAGCCGGTGCGGGTGCCGCCGGGCTCGACGACGGTGAGATGGATGTTGAAGTCGGAGACCTCGCGGCTGACGCTCTCGGTGAAGCCTTCCAGTCCCCACTTTCCCGCGTGATAGGAGCTGTGCGTGGGGACGGCGACCTGGCCGCCCATGCTGGAGATCTGGATGATCCGGCCTCCGCCCTGCTCACGCATCGGCTGCAGGAAAGCCCGGGTGATCATCATCGGCGCGAGCAGGAGGACCTCAATCTGGTCGCGGATCTGCTCGACGGTCATTTCTTCGGCGGCGCCCACGACCGCGTATCCGGCGTTGTTGACCACGATGTCCACCGGCCCGGACGCGATTGTCGCGGCGATCACCCGGTCGACGTCGGAGGGAAGGGTGAGATCGAGGATCACGATGGCCAGCCGGTCGCCGTACGTCTCGCGCAGGTCGTCCAGAGCGGCGGGGCGGCGGACGGTCGCTGTGACGCGGTCGCCGTTCCGGAGGGCGTGCTCGGTGAGGTGACGTCCCAGGCCGCCGGAGGCCCCGGTGATGAACCAGTGGCGTACGGCCTTGTCGGAGGGAGCGGGCATGGAACTCTCCTGGAGTAAGGTGCTACCGGAACGGATTCCGCTTAATACTGTAAACGGAATGAGTTCCGGAAATCATCCCGAGCCGACGCCGGAGGACCCGCATGCCCGCCAAGGCGCGTCGCACCAGGAGTGACGCGCTGCAGAACCGGGAGCGCCTGCTGGAGGTTGCCGCGCGGGTCTTCGCCGAGCAGGGGCTGGACACCGCGCCTGCCGCTATCGCCAAGCAGGCGGGTGTCGGCGTCGGAACGCTCTACCGGCACTTCCCCACGCGGGAAGTACTCATCGACGCCGCCTACCGGCGCCAACTCACCAAGGTCTGCGAGAAGGTGAGCGACCTTCTGGCACAGCACCCGGCGGCCGAGGCCACTCGCATGTGGATGGACCACTTCATCCACTACGCCACGGCCAA is from Streptomyces sp. NBC_00370 and encodes:
- a CDS encoding TetR/AcrR family transcriptional regulator, whose protein sequence is MPAKARRTRSDALQNRERLLEVAARVFAEQGLDTAPAAIAKQAGVGVGTLYRHFPTREVLIDAAYRRQLTKVCEKVSDLLAQHPAAEATRMWMDHFIHYATAKSGMSEALNAVIASGTDPYSDSLALLTDAVAALLAAGARDGSLRTDVAPADVLLLMGGIAYSVRHGTQEQARSLVDLFMDALTKNSPGS
- a CDS encoding pyridoxamine 5'-phosphate oxidase family protein — translated: MTDHGLAAHARAVVDANLYLTLGTVDPDGRPWTSPVYFAPAGDREFYWLSATDAQHSRNLAERPQVSIVIFDSTVTPYHGRAVYAVGEAYELSGSDVDRALEAYPRPGSTGVTPFALGEVTGPAPYRLYRAIASELWVLCPRDPGRPCPLHGLAKDHRTPVPAP
- a CDS encoding dihydrofolate reductase family protein, with translation MGTVIMNSVVSVDGFIADENDAVGPLHEWLFSGDTPITGGRGPGDGERKFDHSGAGNSFKVSRASAEYVRSMWESIGTIVMGRTLFDLMNGWEGQPPAGEHVVVVSHRPKPEGWHPEASYHFVDGVEAAIEKAQALAGERTVAVNAGEVGGQIFAAGLVDEVAMDVVPVVFGSGKRYFGGIDGQHLLEDPHLVIQGDRVLHLKFTVRR
- a CDS encoding SDR family oxidoreductase: MPAPSDKAVRHWFITGASGGLGRHLTEHALRNGDRVTATVRRPAALDDLRETYGDRLAIVILDLTLPSDVDRVIAATIASGPVDIVVNNAGYAVVGAAEEMTVEQIRDQIEVLLLAPMMITRAFLQPMREQGGGRIIQISSMGGQVAVPTHSSYHAGKWGLEGFTESVSREVSDFNIHLTVVEPGGTRTGFASALQFTPETAVYRDTAVGRTRRHLESIDDSDLTGDPAKLAAAVYDTTRDPNPPLRLPLGSDTYSAVHAALTDRLAALESQKDAAASVAFTD